A stretch of the Bacillus anthracis str. Vollum genome encodes the following:
- a CDS encoding DinB family protein produces MKEYMLKQVDYHAWANIRLFDRIKELPNYEAIFTEQIQSVFPSIKDTFAHIYITDQVWLHILHGKSMNEAIQDRENLRKQIETKSLYELEKLFENMANQYKDFLSTIQDVNAVFVIENPYAGALETSILELVQHVVNHGTYHRGNITAMIRQLGHSSTMMDFVLYLHMVKKQGE; encoded by the coding sequence TTGAAAGAGTACATGTTAAAACAGGTGGATTACCATGCTTGGGCTAATATACGATTATTCGATCGAATAAAAGAATTACCAAACTATGAGGCGATTTTTACTGAACAGATACAGAGCGTATTCCCTTCAATCAAGGATACTTTTGCGCATATTTATATTACAGATCAAGTGTGGTTACACATATTGCATGGTAAAAGTATGAATGAAGCAATACAAGACCGAGAAAATTTACGAAAACAAATCGAAACTAAATCGTTATATGAATTAGAAAAATTATTTGAAAACATGGCAAATCAATATAAAGACTTTTTAAGTACGATACAAGACGTGAATGCTGTATTTGTTATTGAGAACCCATATGCAGGGGCATTAGAAACTTCAATTTTAGAGTTAGTACAACATGTCGTAAATCATGGTACATATCATAGAGGAAATATAACAGCAATGATTCGTCAACTTGGTCATTCGTCGACAATGATGGATTTTGTACTGTATTTACATATGGTTAAAAAGCAGGGAGAGTAA